The Rhizobium leguminosarum genome includes a region encoding these proteins:
- a CDS encoding ABC transporter substrate-binding protein has protein sequence MTRISLGGAVLRGTVSTALMVSLMSASALGAPVDLSKWSPQYVRSIAGTENFDTAADCGKVTPLDYKGRLTFWYQGVFEGDPDLLRQYYKEFFETFRKTYPNIQLEEQALTYNDLLDKFRTALLGNAAPMAVRLQILGGTEFASKGYLEPLKPEDVGYSTEDFWPGAMKAVTWEDVTYGIPTNNETMAFIWNADIFKRAGLDPDKAPATWDDVVKYSKQIHDKLGIAGYGLVARKNAGNTPYRFMPQLWAYGGGVFDEATADPTYKKVELDSPQSKAALQASYDMYVRDKSVPVSALTNQQADNQPLFLAGQLGMMISHPSDYNVMLDLQKKATATDKDKAQTVIDNMRYGLIPTGPDGKRAVVFGGSNIHILKPEYVEGGKVDEPAAKAIICMWTSPEWSLKMAYAGSNPGNLNGFKTKWMKERLDTIKFLDVTTSMLPYGIPFPALPQSPEIMNIIVPDMLQNALTGAMTVDQAADDAAKKVKDLMDGGL, from the coding sequence ATGACGAGGATTTCACTCGGCGGTGCCGTCCTGCGCGGCACTGTCTCGACTGCTTTGATGGTATCATTGATGTCTGCGTCTGCGCTGGGGGCGCCGGTCGACTTGAGCAAATGGTCGCCGCAATATGTGCGCTCCATTGCCGGTACAGAGAACTTTGACACGGCAGCTGATTGCGGCAAGGTTACCCCTCTCGACTACAAGGGGCGGCTGACTTTCTGGTATCAGGGCGTGTTCGAGGGCGACCCCGACCTGCTGCGCCAGTATTACAAGGAGTTCTTCGAGACCTTCCGCAAGACCTATCCAAACATTCAGCTTGAGGAACAAGCCCTCACCTATAACGACCTCTTGGACAAGTTCCGGACCGCGCTCTTGGGCAATGCAGCGCCCATGGCGGTCCGCCTGCAAATCCTGGGCGGCACCGAGTTCGCCTCAAAGGGATATTTGGAGCCGCTCAAACCTGAGGATGTAGGGTATTCGACCGAGGATTTCTGGCCCGGCGCAATGAAGGCTGTAACCTGGGAGGACGTCACCTACGGCATTCCAACCAACAATGAGACGATGGCGTTCATCTGGAACGCCGACATCTTCAAGCGTGCAGGCCTCGATCCGGACAAGGCTCCGGCAACCTGGGACGACGTCGTCAAGTATTCCAAGCAGATCCACGACAAGCTCGGCATTGCCGGTTACGGGCTCGTGGCTCGCAAGAATGCCGGCAATACGCCGTACCGCTTCATGCCGCAGCTGTGGGCCTATGGGGGCGGCGTCTTCGACGAGGCCACCGCCGACCCGACCTATAAGAAGGTCGAGCTCGATAGCCCGCAGAGCAAAGCGGCATTGCAAGCCTCCTACGATATGTATGTTCGCGACAAGTCGGTTCCGGTTTCGGCGCTCACCAACCAGCAGGCCGACAACCAGCCCCTCTTCCTGGCTGGCCAGCTCGGCATGATGATCTCGCACCCGTCCGACTACAACGTCATGCTCGACCTGCAGAAAAAGGCGACGGCCACCGACAAGGACAAGGCGCAGACCGTGATCGACAACATGCGCTATGGCTTGATTCCGACTGGCCCCGACGGCAAGCGTGCCGTCGTGTTTGGCGGCTCCAACATTCACATCCTGAAGCCCGAATATGTCGAAGGCGGCAAGGTAGACGAGCCGGCGGCAAAAGCTATCATCTGCATGTGGACAAGCCCCGAATGGTCACTGAAGATGGCTTATGCCGGCTCGAACCCGGGAAACCTCAACGGCTTCAAGACAAAATGGATGAAGGAACGCCTGGACACCATCAAGTTCCTTGATGTCACGACCTCGATGCTACCTTACGGCATCCCGTTCCCGGCACTGCCACAGTCCCCCGAGATCATGAACATCATCGTCCCGGACATGCTCCAGAATGCTCTGACTGGGGCCATGACCGTCGACCAGGCAGCAGACGATGCGGCCAAGAAGGTCAAAGACCTGATGGACGGTGGGCTCTAG
- a CDS encoding GntR family transcriptional regulator, whose translation MAETSEFKAQPPEGIDAIGASSEGASLYQLIRDDIIEGRLAANERLVVTDLARRHGTSTNPVREALQLLRGEGFVTFFPNRGARVRPIDQDFVRDIYEIGVLIEPALTRWFVNMATVEDIAELERIQGLIEENNFADTFRHSELDTAFHTVMYQRHYNRHAAELWWKHREVLRAVSRRFNFTLARRAAILSEHRELIAHVKAGNANEAGELIARHVEGSGRHILEHMRARNAARAG comes from the coding sequence TTGGCCGAGACAAGCGAATTTAAAGCGCAACCACCAGAAGGCATTGACGCTATCGGGGCCTCCAGCGAGGGCGCCTCGCTTTATCAATTGATCAGGGACGACATCATCGAAGGGCGGCTCGCTGCCAACGAGCGGCTTGTGGTCACCGATCTCGCCCGGCGCCACGGCACCTCGACCAACCCCGTGCGCGAGGCTCTGCAACTGTTGCGCGGTGAGGGCTTTGTCACCTTCTTTCCCAACCGCGGAGCGCGCGTCCGGCCCATAGATCAGGATTTTGTTCGGGACATCTACGAGATAGGAGTCTTGATCGAGCCGGCCCTGACGCGATGGTTCGTGAATATGGCCACCGTCGAGGACATTGCTGAACTCGAACGCATCCAAGGCTTGATCGAAGAGAACAACTTCGCCGACACGTTCAGGCACAGCGAGTTGGACACCGCCTTTCACACCGTAATGTACCAAAGGCACTACAACCGCCATGCCGCCGAGCTTTGGTGGAAGCATCGCGAAGTGCTTCGAGCCGTGAGCCGGCGTTTCAACTTCACGCTCGCCCGGCGTGCCGCGATCCTTAGCGAGCATCGCGAGCTCATCGCGCATGTAAAGGCGGGAAATGCGAACGAGGCAGGCGAACTCATTGCACGCCATGTCGAAGGCTCTGGCCGGCACATCCTCGAACACATGCGTGCACGTAACGCCGCTCGGGCAGGATAG
- a CDS encoding mandelate racemase/muconate lactonizing enzyme family protein, which yields MKITSVRPWLIKSDASYWGEFLFVEVTTDEGVSGWGEITTTTRLANRALCTILRQIGAAVTGENPARIEYLWHKIFRSFTYMGSRGAAVECVSAIDIALWDIQGKVLGKPIYELLGGPVRDEIALYTHPNQAKFTSNEAVVREIRDIVESGHTALKFDPFPQQGRTADGQPREQRDGYFDGSMTRKDEREAAELTALIRETAGSDVDILIDAHGRFDVPTAIRLCRSLEEAGQIDWFEEPCPPESLNALRQVREKVSAAISWGERGHTKWDFVAVLENRLADYIMPDVTWTGGITELKKISALCEAYYIPVSPHDAAGPINVVAGAQVMMTVPNFYKLETSEWNLGKYDHLIDRPLDVSNGSLKLTPKPGLGVEMNRDYLQSHEIELD from the coding sequence ATGAAAATCACCAGCGTTCGGCCGTGGCTCATCAAGTCCGATGCTTCTTATTGGGGAGAGTTTCTGTTCGTCGAAGTAACGACCGATGAGGGGGTGAGCGGCTGGGGAGAGATCACCACCACGACGAGGCTCGCCAATCGCGCCCTCTGCACGATCCTGAGGCAGATCGGTGCCGCTGTGACAGGCGAGAACCCGGCGCGTATCGAGTATCTGTGGCACAAGATATTCCGCAGCTTCACCTACATGGGCAGTCGCGGCGCCGCGGTCGAATGCGTGAGCGCCATTGACATAGCCCTCTGGGACATCCAAGGCAAAGTCTTGGGTAAGCCGATTTACGAGTTGTTGGGCGGGCCGGTACGCGATGAAATCGCGCTCTACACCCACCCAAACCAGGCTAAATTTACCAGCAATGAGGCTGTTGTCCGCGAAATTCGAGACATCGTCGAGTCCGGCCACACTGCGCTCAAGTTCGATCCTTTCCCCCAACAAGGCCGCACCGCCGACGGACAGCCTCGCGAACAGCGCGACGGCTACTTCGATGGCAGCATGACCCGCAAGGATGAGCGTGAAGCTGCCGAACTCACGGCTCTGATCCGCGAAACGGCGGGCTCTGATGTCGACATCCTCATCGATGCGCATGGCCGCTTCGACGTTCCCACCGCCATTCGCCTTTGTCGGAGCCTCGAGGAAGCCGGTCAGATCGACTGGTTCGAGGAGCCCTGTCCACCGGAGAGCCTCAATGCGCTTAGACAGGTCCGTGAAAAGGTCAGCGCCGCTATCTCGTGGGGCGAGCGCGGCCATACGAAATGGGATTTCGTGGCGGTGCTCGAAAACAGACTGGCTGATTACATCATGCCTGATGTCACATGGACCGGCGGCATTACCGAACTCAAGAAGATTTCTGCCCTATGCGAAGCCTACTACATCCCCGTCTCGCCGCATGACGCGGCAGGGCCGATCAACGTGGTTGCGGGAGCGCAGGTGATGATGACCGTTCCTAACTTCTACAAGCTCGAAACGTCGGAGTGGAACCTGGGCAAATACGATCACCTCATCGACAGGCCACTCGATGTCTCGAACGGCAGCCTCAAGCTTACGCCTAAGCCTGGTCTCGGCGTTGAAATGAACCGCGACTACCTTCAAAGCCACGAGATAGAGCTCGACTAG
- a CDS encoding mandelate racemase/muconate lactonizing enzyme family protein, with translation MLEADGADEALNRVNTHSKPSDLRITDMRVAEITGAPFASVLLKIYTNQGIVGLGEVRDGASATYALMLKSRLLGENPCNIDRLFRRIKQFGGHGRQGGGVSAVEIALWDLAGKAYGVPVYQMLGGRFREKVRVYCDTDATVPSGTETGKRLKQRMELGFTFLKMDLGLMQIADVPGAVVSPAGSLEGYRDHPGRGPLKTIEERRVRNAAYDLHNVPHPFTGLHFSDKGLDFLEQYIAEVREVIGMEVPLAIDHIGHISMQNGIRLARRIEKYVPAWLEDVIPWQYTDQYRQLQDATTVPICTGEDIYLKEGFEPLLKSGGVSVIHPDLLTSGGILETKKIGDMAQDRGVAMAIHMAESPIAAMAAAHVATATENFMALEYHSADVDWWDDIVTGLPKPLVKDGFITVSDKPGLGIDDVVDEVISQHLQPGVSGIWLPTDHWDDEYSWDRTWS, from the coding sequence ATGCTAGAGGCAGATGGAGCCGACGAGGCGCTGAATCGTGTGAACACGCATTCCAAGCCGTCCGACCTTCGCATCACCGACATGCGGGTAGCCGAAATTACCGGCGCTCCGTTCGCCTCGGTGCTGCTTAAGATTTACACCAATCAGGGCATCGTCGGGCTTGGCGAGGTGCGCGACGGTGCCAGCGCCACCTATGCGCTGATGCTGAAGAGCCGGTTGCTTGGCGAGAACCCTTGCAACATCGATCGACTGTTTCGCCGAATCAAGCAATTCGGCGGGCACGGCCGGCAAGGCGGCGGCGTATCGGCGGTTGAAATCGCGTTGTGGGATCTTGCCGGCAAGGCCTATGGCGTCCCCGTCTACCAGATGCTCGGCGGCCGTTTTCGGGAGAAAGTGCGGGTCTATTGCGATACCGACGCCACCGTGCCGAGTGGCACCGAGACCGGCAAACGCCTCAAGCAGCGCATGGAGCTCGGCTTCACCTTCCTCAAGATGGATCTGGGGCTGATGCAGATCGCGGATGTGCCCGGGGCGGTCGTGTCTCCTGCCGGCTCACTTGAAGGCTACCGCGACCACCCCGGCCGCGGACCGTTGAAGACCATTGAAGAGCGGCGCGTCCGCAACGCTGCATACGATTTGCATAACGTCCCACACCCATTTACCGGCCTCCACTTTTCCGACAAGGGCCTCGACTTCCTTGAGCAATACATTGCCGAGGTTCGTGAGGTCATCGGCATGGAAGTGCCGCTCGCAATCGACCATATCGGCCATATCTCGATGCAGAACGGCATCCGCCTTGCCAGGCGAATTGAAAAATACGTGCCAGCCTGGCTCGAGGATGTGATCCCGTGGCAGTATACCGATCAATACCGACAACTGCAGGACGCCACCACAGTGCCGATCTGCACTGGCGAGGACATATACCTCAAGGAAGGCTTCGAGCCTCTGCTCAAGAGCGGCGGCGTCTCCGTTATCCACCCGGACCTGCTCACCAGCGGGGGCATCCTCGAGACCAAGAAGATCGGCGACATGGCGCAGGACCGGGGTGTCGCCATGGCCATCCACATGGCAGAAAGTCCAATCGCAGCAATGGCCGCGGCACATGTCGCGACCGCGACTGAAAATTTCATGGCGCTCGAATACCATTCCGCCGATGTCGACTGGTGGGACGATATCGTCACCGGCCTTCCCAAGCCGCTGGTGAAGGACGGCTTCATCACTGTTTCGGACAAGCCGGGCCTGGGGATTGACGACGTCGTCGACGAGGTGATCTCGCAGCATCTGCAGCCGGGTGTCAGCGGCATCTGGCTGCCTACGGATCACTGGGACGATGAGTATTCCTGGGATCGCACCTGGAGCTGA
- a CDS encoding mandelate racemase/muconate lactonizing enzyme family protein, with product MKITDLRCAVIGRHPIVRIVTDEGLYGLGEVEFTKTYLKPWVLHFREALIGEDPTDVERAMLKIRQRGSFKPYGAAVSAIEHALWDIAGKAAGVPVYKLLGGKVRDKVRVYNGSIRQERTGDRPEDYAADVKWMMEQPQNFFMVKQGISFHSNMKDTFEDFHYGVTQKKAGYHGAMDQGMISERGFNHMLDCVIAMKEVLGDKVSLALDCGPGWMLPDAIKFARAVEKYNLMWLEDMLTGDYVPWVNPQAYRELTTSTSTPIHTGEQIYLRHNFKELIETQAVRVIGPDPADVGGIAELKWVAEHAYMHSILMAQHGTANGLLGLGALINVCATLPANYIAFEYPTASDPWWEDLVIGLPPQIVKDSMVDLLETPGLGLDIDAEGARRYLSEEDAGFFD from the coding sequence ATGAAGATCACCGATCTCCGCTGCGCCGTCATCGGCAGACATCCGATCGTCCGCATCGTCACGGACGAGGGCCTCTATGGCTTGGGCGAAGTCGAATTCACCAAGACCTACCTCAAGCCCTGGGTGCTGCATTTCCGCGAGGCGCTGATCGGCGAGGACCCGACCGACGTCGAAAGAGCAATGTTGAAGATCCGTCAACGCGGCTCTTTCAAGCCGTACGGCGCGGCGGTCAGCGCTATTGAGCATGCGCTGTGGGATATTGCGGGCAAGGCCGCGGGCGTGCCCGTCTATAAATTGCTCGGCGGCAAGGTGCGGGACAAGGTGCGCGTCTACAATGGTTCGATTCGCCAGGAACGTACGGGCGACCGGCCGGAGGATTACGCCGCCGACGTGAAATGGATGATGGAGCAGCCGCAGAACTTCTTCATGGTCAAGCAAGGAATCTCCTTCCACTCCAACATGAAGGACACTTTCGAGGACTTCCACTACGGCGTGACGCAGAAGAAGGCAGGCTATCACGGTGCCATGGATCAGGGCATGATCAGCGAGCGCGGTTTCAATCACATGCTCGACTGCGTGATCGCGATGAAGGAAGTGCTGGGCGACAAAGTCAGCCTGGCGCTCGACTGCGGGCCGGGTTGGATGCTGCCCGATGCGATCAAGTTCGCTCGCGCGGTCGAGAAGTACAATTTGATGTGGCTCGAGGACATGCTGACCGGCGACTACGTGCCGTGGGTCAATCCGCAGGCCTATCGGGAACTGACGACTTCCACCTCGACGCCAATTCACACTGGTGAGCAGATCTACCTGCGGCACAATTTCAAGGAACTGATCGAGACGCAGGCAGTACGCGTCATCGGCCCCGACCCAGCCGATGTTGGCGGCATTGCCGAGCTCAAATGGGTCGCCGAGCACGCCTACATGCACTCGATCCTGATGGCTCAGCACGGCACCGCTAACGGCTTACTGGGCCTCGGCGCATTGATCAATGTCTGCGCCACGTTGCCGGCAAATTATATCGCCTTCGAATATCCGACCGCCTCCGACCCCTGGTGGGAGGACCTGGTAATCGGCTTGCCGCCGCAGATCGTGAAGGACAGCATGGTGGACCTACTGGAAACGCCGGGGCTTGGCCTTGATATCGATGCTGAAGGGGCCAGGAGATATCTCAGCGAAGAGGATGCGGGCTTTTTCGACTGA
- a CDS encoding DUF2282 domain-containing protein, translated as MNRSTLTLALAGSLASAIASVSFAAPLAPEKMVGNEKCYGIALKGQNDCAAGPGTTCAGTSTVDYQGNAWKAVPAGTCTSMNVNGHKGMLEPMKG; from the coding sequence ATGAACCGTTCCACGCTCACCCTCGCCCTCGCCGGCTCGCTCGCATCGGCAATCGCATCCGTTTCCTTCGCCGCACCGCTGGCGCCGGAAAAGATGGTCGGCAACGAGAAATGCTATGGCATCGCACTGAAGGGTCAGAACGATTGCGCCGCCGGCCCCGGCACCACCTGCGCAGGCACCTCGACGGTCGACTATCAGGGAAATGCCTGGAAGGCCGTCCCCGCCGGCACCTGCACCTCGATGAATGTCAATGGCCATAAAGGCATGCTGGAGCCCATGAAGGGTTGA
- a CDS encoding DUF692 domain-containing protein: MTASASRATALPPRAGLSLKPEHYETILANRPDVGFFEIHAENYMGAGGPPHRYLEAVADLYPLSLHGVGLSIGAARDLDREHLKRLRGLIDRYRPQSFSEHLAWSTHETGFLNDLLPLPYTPETLARVVDHVDETQQWLGRQMLLENPSTYLLFSESTIDEVDFLAEIVSRTECGLLLDVNNVMVSAVNHRLDPVAYIDRFPIELVGEIHLAGYDETVDSVGDRLLIDAHGSTVRTDVVELYRHTLSRRAPLPTLIEWDNDIPDFATLHAEAVRADAMLAAAVLDRGATRAA; encoded by the coding sequence ATGACCGCTTCCGCAAGCCGCGCCACCGCCTTGCCGCCACGCGCCGGCCTCAGCCTCAAGCCGGAGCATTACGAAACCATTCTCGCCAATAGGCCGGATGTCGGCTTTTTCGAGATTCATGCCGAAAACTACATGGGTGCTGGCGGGCCGCCGCACCGCTATCTCGAGGCCGTCGCCGATCTCTATCCGCTCTCGCTCCATGGCGTAGGCCTGTCGATCGGTGCAGCGCGCGACCTCGACAGAGAACATCTGAAGCGACTTCGCGGCCTCATCGACCGTTACCGGCCACAGAGCTTTTCGGAACATCTGGCCTGGTCGACCCACGAGACCGGATTCCTCAACGACCTCCTGCCGTTGCCCTATACGCCCGAAACCTTGGCTCGGGTCGTCGACCATGTCGATGAGACCCAACAATGGCTCGGCCGGCAAATGTTGCTCGAAAACCCCTCGACCTACCTGTTGTTTTCCGAGAGCACCATAGACGAAGTGGATTTCCTGGCCGAAATCGTAAGCCGAACCGAATGCGGGCTGCTGCTCGATGTCAACAATGTCATGGTTTCGGCTGTAAACCACCGTCTCGATCCGGTCGCCTATATCGACCGTTTCCCGATCGAACTGGTTGGTGAAATCCACCTGGCCGGCTATGACGAAACCGTCGACAGCGTGGGTGACCGGCTGCTGATCGACGCCCATGGCAGCACCGTCAGAACCGATGTTGTGGAGCTTTACCGACACACGTTGTCCCGGAGAGCCCCCCTGCCGACATTGATCGAGTGGGACAACGACATCCCGGATTTTGCCACCCTTCACGCCGAAGCAGTTCGCGCCGATGCCATGCTGGCCGCCGCGGTCCTGGATCGCGGCGCCACCCGGGCGGCATGA
- a CDS encoding DNA-binding domain-containing protein encodes MTMGLTESQDAFAAALLHPDWPPPQGITTARGVTDSSRFAVYRNNLYVGLTTALGQRFPVTKRLVGSDFFAGMARAYAADHKPASPLIMHYGDDFPDFVAAFPPAASLPYLPDIARIEVAWTRAYHAADSLPLDVTALASVAPERISDMALVPHPSARLVRSDFPAGAIWSAHQSETVATVAEWHPEAVLVVRPAMHVEVHVLPPRDAAFAASLLEGATLGEAAQTAFAAAPDFDFGSALIGLIGLGVFSAFEPVEGELP; translated from the coding sequence ATGACCATGGGTCTCACCGAAAGCCAGGATGCCTTCGCGGCCGCCCTGCTGCATCCGGATTGGCCGCCTCCGCAAGGCATCACTACCGCCCGCGGCGTGACCGATTCATCGCGCTTCGCCGTCTACCGCAACAATCTCTATGTCGGGCTGACGACGGCACTCGGCCAGCGCTTTCCAGTGACGAAGCGGCTCGTCGGCTCCGACTTCTTCGCCGGCATGGCCCGTGCCTATGCCGCAGATCATAAGCCGGCCTCGCCGCTGATCATGCACTATGGTGATGATTTCCCGGATTTCGTCGCAGCGTTTCCGCCCGCCGCTTCTCTCCCTTACCTTCCCGATATCGCCCGGATCGAGGTTGCCTGGACGCGGGCCTATCATGCGGCGGATAGCCTACCGCTCGACGTCACCGCACTTGCCAGCGTGGCGCCAGAACGAATTTCCGACATGGCGCTCGTTCCGCATCCCTCGGCCCGGCTCGTGCGGTCGGACTTTCCGGCCGGCGCCATCTGGAGCGCCCACCAGAGCGAGACCGTGGCAACGGTAGCCGAGTGGCATCCCGAAGCGGTGCTGGTCGTGCGGCCGGCAATGCACGTCGAGGTACATGTCCTACCTCCACGGGACGCGGCGTTTGCGGCCTCCCTCCTTGAGGGGGCGACCCTCGGCGAGGCGGCGCAGACGGCATTCGCCGCCGCGCCCGATTTCGATTTCGGATCGGCTTTGATCGGTCTGATCGGCCTTGGCGTATTCAGCGCCTTTGAACCTGTTGAAGGAGAACTTCCATGA
- a CDS encoding DoxX family protein yields the protein MTIERASSRGLGVALVSLHHRAEHLLALIPQSLPLLALRIGLAIPFFKSGLTKWDGFLTLSTGARFLFEQEFKLHIFGSQFSYPMPLAMAAAAGIAELALPVLLVLGLFTRYAALGLLAMTAVIQLTIPDGWANFHLPWAAMALTLVVYGGGRIALDPLVNFAANDQTRPISNG from the coding sequence ATGACCATCGAACGTGCTTCCTCCCGCGGTCTCGGCGTAGCACTTGTCTCGCTTCACCATCGCGCCGAACACCTGCTCGCATTAATTCCACAGTCACTGCCGCTGCTGGCGCTGCGCATCGGCCTGGCAATCCCGTTCTTCAAATCGGGGCTGACGAAGTGGGACGGCTTCCTGACACTCTCGACCGGCGCCAGATTTCTGTTCGAACAGGAATTCAAGCTGCACATCTTCGGCAGCCAATTCTCCTACCCTATGCCGTTGGCGATGGCGGCCGCGGCCGGGATTGCCGAACTTGCCCTGCCCGTCCTGCTGGTGCTGGGGCTTTTCACCCGCTATGCGGCTCTTGGCCTGCTCGCGATGACGGCAGTGATCCAGCTCACTATTCCGGACGGCTGGGCCAACTTCCATCTTCCATGGGCCGCCATGGCGCTGACCCTTGTGGTGTACGGCGGCGGCAGGATCGCACTTGATCCCTTGGTCAACTTCGCAGCGAATGACCAAACTCGGCCCATCTCGAACGGTTGA
- a CDS encoding TetR/AcrR family transcriptional regulator codes for MVTTTTRQQIVEAADKLFYERGFEATSFADIAAVVGLSRGNFYYHFKTKDELLEAVIAHRLSKTRAMLDAWEVEGKTPTDRISSFINILIMNQAKIMAHGCPVGTLCNELAKLDHVAKNRAAELFTLFRGWLSRQFRDIGHDTGADELAMHILMRSQGVAALATAFRDEAFVRREVEDMCQWLAAQRTSSPK; via the coding sequence TTGGTCACCACGACTACGCGACAGCAGATTGTTGAAGCAGCCGACAAGCTCTTCTACGAGCGAGGTTTCGAGGCGACGTCCTTCGCAGACATCGCGGCGGTCGTGGGGCTTTCGCGTGGAAACTTCTACTATCACTTCAAGACCAAGGACGAGCTTCTCGAAGCCGTGATCGCCCATCGCCTTTCAAAGACAAGGGCAATGCTCGATGCGTGGGAGGTTGAGGGGAAAACGCCGACCGACCGCATCAGCAGCTTCATCAACATCCTCATCATGAACCAGGCAAAGATCATGGCCCATGGCTGCCCCGTCGGAACGCTATGCAATGAACTCGCCAAGCTCGATCATGTTGCCAAGAACAGAGCGGCTGAGCTGTTCACTTTGTTCCGCGGCTGGCTGTCGCGCCAGTTTAGAGACATCGGCCACGACACCGGCGCCGATGAACTCGCCATGCACATTCTCATGCGCAGCCAAGGTGTGGCCGCGCTCGCGACCGCGTTTCGCGATGAGGCGTTCGTGCGCCGTGAGGTTGAAGACATGTGCCAATGGCTGGCAGCGCAGCGCACGTCATCACCCAAGTAG
- a CDS encoding YciI family protein, giving the protein MEGHNAWLKTGFDEGIFLLSGSVQPSAGGAVFAHNTSRADLETRVQQDPFVVEDVVTADILEIAPGRTDDRLAFLKV; this is encoded by the coding sequence ATGGAGGGGCACAATGCTTGGCTCAAAACAGGCTTCGACGAGGGCATTTTCCTCCTTAGCGGAAGCGTTCAGCCAAGCGCAGGCGGGGCGGTTTTCGCCCATAATACCTCCCGCGCCGATCTGGAAACACGCGTTCAGCAAGACCCCTTTGTTGTGGAAGATGTCGTTACCGCCGACATCCTCGAAATCGCACCCGGCCGCACAGATGACCGCCTGGCTTTTCTCAAGGTTTGA